One Rhododendron vialii isolate Sample 1 chromosome 2a, ASM3025357v1 genomic region harbors:
- the LOC131317450 gene encoding uncharacterized protein LOC131317450 — MSALELIESHKANAEIFYGHAACKERCNKMLEEFSLPKGLMPLDQIEEMGFDRTTGFNWMKQKVKKQHKFLAIGQTVILDVVVASFIEERRMRKVMGVKGKDMFITVTVSDIFMEDPASGKISFKTSAGIARSFPVSAFELAENKDDVLIHKN; from the coding sequence atgtCAGCCTTGGAGCTGATAGAGAGTCACAAAGCCAACGCTGAGATTTTCTACGGGCACGCTGCTTGCAAAGAGAGATGCAATAAAATGCTTGAAGAATTCTCTCTCCCAAAAGGTCTAATGCCGCTAGACCAGATTGAAGAGATGGGTTTTGATCGCACCACGGGGTTCAATTGGATGAAGCAGAAAGTGAAGAAGCAGCACAAGTTCCTGGCAATTGGCCAGACGGTGATCCTCGATGTGGTTGTCGCCTCGTTCATCGAGGAGCGCCGGATGAGGAAGGTCATGGGGGTCAAAGGCAAGGACATGTTTATTACTGTAACCGTAAGTGATATTTTCATGGAAGATCCTGCTTCTGGGAAGATCTCGTTCAAGACCTCGGCGGGGATAGCGCGCTCCTTCCCGGTCTCGGCTTTTGAGCTGGCGGAGAACAAGGATGATGTTTTAATTCACAAGAATTGA